The Piliocolobus tephrosceles isolate RC106 chromosome 2, ASM277652v3, whole genome shotgun sequence genome window below encodes:
- the FETUB gene encoding fetuin-B isoform X4, with protein sequence MPRNTVRQDGLGSLFYLTLDVLETDCHVLSKKAWRDCGMTPFYQSVYGQCKAIFYINKPSRVVYLAAYNCTLRPVSKRKIHRTCPDCPAPISTDLFSDQVLEAATESLAKYNNESTSKQYSLFKVTRASSQWVFGPSYFVEYLIKESLCTKSQISSCSLQSSNSVPAGLCKGSLTRRHWEKFVSVTCDFFESQAPAAGSENSAVNQKPINLSKVEESQQKNTPSTDSPSKAGPRGSVQYLPDLDDKNSQEKDPQEAFPVHLDLTTNPQGETLDLSFLFLEPMEKKVVVLPFPREKVHTAECPGPAQDASPLVLPP encoded by the exons ATGCCCAGGAACACAGTCAGGCAA GATGGCCTGGGATCTCTGTTCTATCTCACACTGGATGTGCTAGAGACTGACTGCCATGTGCTCAGTAAGAAGGCATGGCGAGACTGTGGAATGACGCCATTTTATCAATCA GTTTATGGTCAATGCAAAGCAATATTTTATATCAACAAACCCAGTAGAGTTGTCTATTTAGCTGCTTATAACTGTACTCTTCGCCCAG TTTCAAAACGAAAGATTCACAGGACATGCCCTGACTGCCCAGCACCCATATCCACTGACCTTTTCAGTGACCAAGTGCTGGAGGCTGCCACTGAGTCTCTTGCGAAATACAACAATGAGAGCACATCCAAGCAGTATTCTCTCTTCAAAGTCACCAGGGCTTCTAGCCAG TGGGTGTTTGGCCCTTCTTACTTTGTGGAATACTTAATTAAAGAATCACTGTGTACCAAATCCCAGATCAGCAGCTGTTCACTTCAGTCCTCCAACTCTGTG CCTGCTGGTCTTTGCAAAGGTTCTCTGACCCGAAGACACTGGGAAAAGTTTGTCTCTGTGACTTGTGACTTCTTTGAATCACAG GCTCCAGCCGCTGGAAGTGAAAACTCTGCTGTTAACCAGAAACCTATAAACCTTTCCAAGGTGGAAGAATCCCAGCAGAAAAACACACCCTCCACAGACTCCCCCTCCAAAGCTGGGCCAAGAGGATCTGTCCAATATCTTCCTGACTTGGATGATAAAAATTCCCAGGAAAAGGACCCTCAGGAGGCCTTTCCTGTGCATCTGGATCTAACCACGAATCCCCAGGGAGAAACCCTggatctttccttcctcttcctggaGCCAATGGAGAAGAAGGTGGTTGTCCTGCCTTTCCCCAGAGAAAAAGTACACACTGCTGAGTGCCCAGGGCCAGCCCAGGATGCCAGCCCTCTTGTCCTTCCGCCGTGA
- the FETUB gene encoding fetuin-B isoform X1, producing the protein MGLLLPLALCTLTLCCGARSPPQPVLNPWPLLSRGCNDSDVLAVADFALRDINKDRKDGYVLSLNRVNDAQEHSQDGLGSLFYLTLDVLETDCHVLSKKAWRDCGMTPFYQSVYGQCKAIFYINKPSRVVYLAAYNCTLRPVSKRKIHRTCPDCPAPISTDLFSDQVLEAATESLAKYNNESTSKQYSLFKVTRASSQWVFGPSYFVEYLIKESLCTKSQISSCSLQSSNSVPAGLCKGSLTRRHWEKFVSVTCDFFESQAPAAGSENSAVNQKPINLSKVEESQQKNTPSTDSPSKAGPRGSVQYLPDLDDKNSQEKDPQEAFPVHLDLTTNPQGETLDLSFLFLEPMEKKVVVLPFPREKVHTAECPGPAQDASPLVLPP; encoded by the exons ATGGGTCTGCTCCTTCCCCTGGCACTCTGCACCCTCACCCTGTGCTGTGGAGCAAGGTCTCCGCCCCAGCCGGTCCTCAACCCCTGGCCTCTGCTCTCCCGAGGCTGCAATGACTCAGATGTGCTAGCAGTTGCAGACTTTGCCCTGCGGGACATTAACAAAGACAGAAAGGACGGCTATGTGCTGAGTCTCAACCGAGTGAACGATGCCCAGGAACACAGTCAG GATGGCCTGGGATCTCTGTTCTATCTCACACTGGATGTGCTAGAGACTGACTGCCATGTGCTCAGTAAGAAGGCATGGCGAGACTGTGGAATGACGCCATTTTATCAATCA GTTTATGGTCAATGCAAAGCAATATTTTATATCAACAAACCCAGTAGAGTTGTCTATTTAGCTGCTTATAACTGTACTCTTCGCCCAG TTTCAAAACGAAAGATTCACAGGACATGCCCTGACTGCCCAGCACCCATATCCACTGACCTTTTCAGTGACCAAGTGCTGGAGGCTGCCACTGAGTCTCTTGCGAAATACAACAATGAGAGCACATCCAAGCAGTATTCTCTCTTCAAAGTCACCAGGGCTTCTAGCCAG TGGGTGTTTGGCCCTTCTTACTTTGTGGAATACTTAATTAAAGAATCACTGTGTACCAAATCCCAGATCAGCAGCTGTTCACTTCAGTCCTCCAACTCTGTG CCTGCTGGTCTTTGCAAAGGTTCTCTGACCCGAAGACACTGGGAAAAGTTTGTCTCTGTGACTTGTGACTTCTTTGAATCACAG GCTCCAGCCGCTGGAAGTGAAAACTCTGCTGTTAACCAGAAACCTATAAACCTTTCCAAGGTGGAAGAATCCCAGCAGAAAAACACACCCTCCACAGACTCCCCCTCCAAAGCTGGGCCAAGAGGATCTGTCCAATATCTTCCTGACTTGGATGATAAAAATTCCCAGGAAAAGGACCCTCAGGAGGCCTTTCCTGTGCATCTGGATCTAACCACGAATCCCCAGGGAGAAACCCTggatctttccttcctcttcctggaGCCAATGGAGAAGAAGGTGGTTGTCCTGCCTTTCCCCAGAGAAAAAGTACACACTGCTGAGTGCCCAGGGCCAGCCCAGGATGCCAGCCCTCTTGTCCTTCCGCCGTGA
- the FETUB gene encoding fetuin-B isoform X5, protein MARLWNDAILSIISKRKIHRTCPDCPAPISTDLFSDQVLEAATESLAKYNNESTSKQYSLFKVTRASSQWVFGPSYFVEYLIKESLCTKSQISSCSLQSSNSVPAGLCKGSLTRRHWEKFVSVTCDFFESQAPAAGSENSAVNQKPINLSKVEESQQKNTPSTDSPSKAGPRGSVQYLPDLDDKNSQEKDPQEAFPVHLDLTTNPQGETLDLSFLFLEPMEKKVVVLPFPREKVHTAECPGPAQDASPLVLPP, encoded by the exons ATGGCGAGACTGTGGAATGACGCCATTTTATCAATCA TTTCAAAACGAAAGATTCACAGGACATGCCCTGACTGCCCAGCACCCATATCCACTGACCTTTTCAGTGACCAAGTGCTGGAGGCTGCCACTGAGTCTCTTGCGAAATACAACAATGAGAGCACATCCAAGCAGTATTCTCTCTTCAAAGTCACCAGGGCTTCTAGCCAG TGGGTGTTTGGCCCTTCTTACTTTGTGGAATACTTAATTAAAGAATCACTGTGTACCAAATCCCAGATCAGCAGCTGTTCACTTCAGTCCTCCAACTCTGTG CCTGCTGGTCTTTGCAAAGGTTCTCTGACCCGAAGACACTGGGAAAAGTTTGTCTCTGTGACTTGTGACTTCTTTGAATCACAG GCTCCAGCCGCTGGAAGTGAAAACTCTGCTGTTAACCAGAAACCTATAAACCTTTCCAAGGTGGAAGAATCCCAGCAGAAAAACACACCCTCCACAGACTCCCCCTCCAAAGCTGGGCCAAGAGGATCTGTCCAATATCTTCCTGACTTGGATGATAAAAATTCCCAGGAAAAGGACCCTCAGGAGGCCTTTCCTGTGCATCTGGATCTAACCACGAATCCCCAGGGAGAAACCCTggatctttccttcctcttcctggaGCCAATGGAGAAGAAGGTGGTTGTCCTGCCTTTCCCCAGAGAAAAAGTACACACTGCTGAGTGCCCAGGGCCAGCCCAGGATGCCAGCCCTCTTGTCCTTCCGCCGTGA
- the FETUB gene encoding fetuin-B isoform X2 → MGLLLPLALCTLTLCCGARSPPQPVLNPWPLLSRGCNDSDVLAVADFALRDINKDRKDGYVLSLNRVNDAQEHSQVYGQCKAIFYINKPSRVVYLAAYNCTLRPVSKRKIHRTCPDCPAPISTDLFSDQVLEAATESLAKYNNESTSKQYSLFKVTRASSQWVFGPSYFVEYLIKESLCTKSQISSCSLQSSNSVPAGLCKGSLTRRHWEKFVSVTCDFFESQAPAAGSENSAVNQKPINLSKVEESQQKNTPSTDSPSKAGPRGSVQYLPDLDDKNSQEKDPQEAFPVHLDLTTNPQGETLDLSFLFLEPMEKKVVVLPFPREKVHTAECPGPAQDASPLVLPP, encoded by the exons ATGGGTCTGCTCCTTCCCCTGGCACTCTGCACCCTCACCCTGTGCTGTGGAGCAAGGTCTCCGCCCCAGCCGGTCCTCAACCCCTGGCCTCTGCTCTCCCGAGGCTGCAATGACTCAGATGTGCTAGCAGTTGCAGACTTTGCCCTGCGGGACATTAACAAAGACAGAAAGGACGGCTATGTGCTGAGTCTCAACCGAGTGAACGATGCCCAGGAACACAGTCAG GTTTATGGTCAATGCAAAGCAATATTTTATATCAACAAACCCAGTAGAGTTGTCTATTTAGCTGCTTATAACTGTACTCTTCGCCCAG TTTCAAAACGAAAGATTCACAGGACATGCCCTGACTGCCCAGCACCCATATCCACTGACCTTTTCAGTGACCAAGTGCTGGAGGCTGCCACTGAGTCTCTTGCGAAATACAACAATGAGAGCACATCCAAGCAGTATTCTCTCTTCAAAGTCACCAGGGCTTCTAGCCAG TGGGTGTTTGGCCCTTCTTACTTTGTGGAATACTTAATTAAAGAATCACTGTGTACCAAATCCCAGATCAGCAGCTGTTCACTTCAGTCCTCCAACTCTGTG CCTGCTGGTCTTTGCAAAGGTTCTCTGACCCGAAGACACTGGGAAAAGTTTGTCTCTGTGACTTGTGACTTCTTTGAATCACAG GCTCCAGCCGCTGGAAGTGAAAACTCTGCTGTTAACCAGAAACCTATAAACCTTTCCAAGGTGGAAGAATCCCAGCAGAAAAACACACCCTCCACAGACTCCCCCTCCAAAGCTGGGCCAAGAGGATCTGTCCAATATCTTCCTGACTTGGATGATAAAAATTCCCAGGAAAAGGACCCTCAGGAGGCCTTTCCTGTGCATCTGGATCTAACCACGAATCCCCAGGGAGAAACCCTggatctttccttcctcttcctggaGCCAATGGAGAAGAAGGTGGTTGTCCTGCCTTTCCCCAGAGAAAAAGTACACACTGCTGAGTGCCCAGGGCCAGCCCAGGATGCCAGCCCTCTTGTCCTTCCGCCGTGA
- the FETUB gene encoding fetuin-B isoform X3 yields the protein MGLLLPLALCTLTLCCGARSPPQPVLNPWPLLSRGCNDSDVLAVADFALRDINKDRKDGYVLSLNRVNDAQEHSQAISKRKIHRTCPDCPAPISTDLFSDQVLEAATESLAKYNNESTSKQYSLFKVTRASSQWVFGPSYFVEYLIKESLCTKSQISSCSLQSSNSVPAGLCKGSLTRRHWEKFVSVTCDFFESQAPAAGSENSAVNQKPINLSKVEESQQKNTPSTDSPSKAGPRGSVQYLPDLDDKNSQEKDPQEAFPVHLDLTTNPQGETLDLSFLFLEPMEKKVVVLPFPREKVHTAECPGPAQDASPLVLPP from the exons ATGGGTCTGCTCCTTCCCCTGGCACTCTGCACCCTCACCCTGTGCTGTGGAGCAAGGTCTCCGCCCCAGCCGGTCCTCAACCCCTGGCCTCTGCTCTCCCGAGGCTGCAATGACTCAGATGTGCTAGCAGTTGCAGACTTTGCCCTGCGGGACATTAACAAAGACAGAAAGGACGGCTATGTGCTGAGTCTCAACCGAGTGAACGATGCCCAGGAACACAGTCAGGCAA TTTCAAAACGAAAGATTCACAGGACATGCCCTGACTGCCCAGCACCCATATCCACTGACCTTTTCAGTGACCAAGTGCTGGAGGCTGCCACTGAGTCTCTTGCGAAATACAACAATGAGAGCACATCCAAGCAGTATTCTCTCTTCAAAGTCACCAGGGCTTCTAGCCAG TGGGTGTTTGGCCCTTCTTACTTTGTGGAATACTTAATTAAAGAATCACTGTGTACCAAATCCCAGATCAGCAGCTGTTCACTTCAGTCCTCCAACTCTGTG CCTGCTGGTCTTTGCAAAGGTTCTCTGACCCGAAGACACTGGGAAAAGTTTGTCTCTGTGACTTGTGACTTCTTTGAATCACAG GCTCCAGCCGCTGGAAGTGAAAACTCTGCTGTTAACCAGAAACCTATAAACCTTTCCAAGGTGGAAGAATCCCAGCAGAAAAACACACCCTCCACAGACTCCCCCTCCAAAGCTGGGCCAAGAGGATCTGTCCAATATCTTCCTGACTTGGATGATAAAAATTCCCAGGAAAAGGACCCTCAGGAGGCCTTTCCTGTGCATCTGGATCTAACCACGAATCCCCAGGGAGAAACCCTggatctttccttcctcttcctggaGCCAATGGAGAAGAAGGTGGTTGTCCTGCCTTTCCCCAGAGAAAAAGTACACACTGCTGAGTGCCCAGGGCCAGCCCAGGATGCCAGCCCTCTTGTCCTTCCGCCGTGA